One window of Cohnella hashimotonis genomic DNA carries:
- a CDS encoding response regulator transcription factor, translating into MRPHILVIDDDDKITSLLRRSLAFEGYEVSTASNGPAGLGIVADKSADLVILDVMMPGIDGWEVCRRLRTAGINVPVLMLTAKDDVQDRVKGLDLGADDYLVKPFALEELMARVRALMRRRPEPAGENNRLRFDDLVLDVDGREAIRGDKRIELTAKEFDLLHLFMQNPKRVLSRDQIMDKIWGYDYSGESNVLEVYVAMLRQKLEEYGDKRLIQTVRGAGYVLKGDS; encoded by the coding sequence ATGAGACCGCATATTCTCGTTATCGACGACGACGACAAAATCACCTCCCTGCTGAGGCGCAGCCTGGCTTTCGAAGGCTATGAAGTTTCCACCGCATCGAACGGTCCCGCGGGACTTGGCATTGTGGCGGACAAGTCCGCTGACCTGGTCATCCTTGATGTTATGATGCCGGGGATCGACGGCTGGGAAGTGTGCCGCAGACTGCGGACCGCAGGAATCAACGTGCCTGTGCTGATGCTGACGGCCAAGGACGACGTGCAGGACCGGGTGAAGGGACTGGACCTCGGGGCCGATGATTACCTCGTGAAGCCGTTTGCGCTCGAGGAGTTAATGGCCCGCGTACGAGCACTCATGCGTCGTCGCCCCGAGCCTGCCGGAGAGAACAATCGGCTGCGCTTCGACGATCTGGTGCTCGATGTCGACGGACGCGAGGCGATCCGCGGCGACAAGCGCATCGAGCTGACCGCCAAGGAGTTCGACCTGCTCCACCTGTTCATGCAAAATCCGAAGCGCGTCCTGTCGCGCGATCAAATCATGGACAAGATCTGGGGTTACGACTATAGCGGGGAGTCCAACGTCCTCGAGGTCTACGTGGCGATGCTGCGCCAGAAACTGGAGGAATACGGGGACAAGCGTCTCATTCAGACGGTGCGGGGAGCGGGCTATGTCCTGAAGGGAGACAGCTAG
- a CDS encoding S1C family serine protease has protein sequence MDDQNKKPEDNLFGFRYGNEREENGEEGTAKGPEFRYADHAETRETNAREEGYSEAASGSDTPDAGFTPHREEETRFTYGPFGSDRERSTSYGSAYDSGSGASERPATPAVQQTEREYRPFTVSGNGRNWEASKPPRRSSIRSVFASFMAGVVVVGGLMFAADRGDWFSTKAAAPASAAVSTPSDNGGAKTVANVTDTVRPNNISKIFEQASPAVVKIETYVKASSRGSSGNSWMDDNPLFRQFFGDDYGDGSGGNGGNGGNGSGNGSDGSGSLQEEGMGSGFIFDSTGYILTNQHVIADADEIKVTVTGHQEPYTAKLLGSSYDLDLAVLKIEGTDFPTLKLGDSGASNMGDWVVAIGNPYGFDHTVTVGVLSSNEREISIQDSDGTRNYEHLLQTDASINPGNSGGPLINLNGEVIGINTAVSSQAQGIGFAIPTSTITEVLDNLKSNTKIPAKPSPFIGATLQDISSSAARQLGLSSTDGSLVNSILYNSPAYKADLRQYDVILGMDGTNYKTKEELIAAIQKKGVGDKAVLNVYRDGKKIDLTLTIGNKSDFEDQSTQQQQQQQQP, from the coding sequence ATGGACGATCAGAACAAAAAGCCGGAAGACAATCTCTTCGGGTTCCGATATGGCAACGAACGCGAAGAGAACGGCGAAGAGGGAACGGCGAAAGGGCCGGAGTTCCGGTATGCGGATCATGCGGAAACGCGCGAGACGAACGCACGCGAGGAAGGCTACAGCGAAGCGGCTTCGGGTTCGGATACGCCGGACGCCGGATTTACGCCTCACAGAGAAGAAGAAACGAGGTTCACTTACGGACCTTTTGGCTCGGACCGCGAGCGCAGCACATCGTATGGCTCAGCCTACGATAGCGGCAGCGGCGCGAGCGAGCGTCCCGCGACGCCGGCGGTTCAGCAGACCGAAAGGGAGTACCGGCCGTTCACTGTATCGGGCAACGGCAGGAACTGGGAAGCCTCCAAGCCTCCGCGCAGATCTTCGATCCGGTCGGTATTCGCTTCGTTCATGGCCGGCGTAGTCGTCGTCGGCGGACTGATGTTCGCGGCCGATCGCGGCGACTGGTTCAGCACCAAGGCCGCTGCACCGGCATCGGCCGCGGTATCGACGCCCAGCGACAATGGCGGCGCCAAGACGGTAGCCAATGTCACCGATACGGTAAGGCCGAACAACATCTCGAAGATTTTCGAGCAGGCTAGCCCGGCAGTCGTTAAAATCGAAACCTACGTCAAGGCTTCCAGCCGCGGCAGCTCGGGCAACAGCTGGATGGACGACAATCCGCTGTTCCGTCAGTTTTTCGGCGATGATTATGGTGACGGCTCCGGCGGAAACGGGGGCAACGGCGGCAACGGCAGTGGCAACGGGTCGGACGGCAGCGGTTCGCTGCAGGAGGAAGGCATGGGCTCTGGTTTCATTTTCGACTCCACGGGCTATATCCTGACCAACCAGCACGTAATCGCCGACGCGGACGAGATCAAAGTTACCGTTACCGGCCATCAAGAGCCCTATACGGCGAAGCTGCTCGGCTCGAGCTACGATCTGGACCTCGCGGTGCTGAAGATCGAAGGCACGGACTTCCCGACGCTTAAGCTTGGCGATTCCGGCGCTTCCAACATGGGCGACTGGGTCGTGGCGATCGGCAATCCGTACGGCTTCGACCACACGGTCACCGTCGGCGTACTCAGCTCCAACGAACGCGAGATCAGCATCCAGGATTCGGACGGCACGCGCAACTACGAGCACCTGCTGCAAACGGATGCTTCGATCAACCCCGGCAACTCCGGCGGACCGCTGATCAATCTCAACGGCGAAGTCATCGGCATCAACACCGCCGTCAGCTCGCAGGCGCAAGGCATCGGCTTCGCAATCCCGACGAGCACGATTACCGAAGTGCTGGATAACCTTAAATCCAATACCAAGATTCCGGCGAAGCCGTCTCCGTTCATCGGCGCGACGCTGCAGGACATCAGCAGCTCCGCCGCACGCCAACTGGGACTGTCAAGCACGGACGGTTCGCTCGTCAACAGCATTTTGTACAACTCGCCGGCTTACAAGGCTGATCTCCGTCAATACGACGTCATCCTCGGCATGGACGGCACGAATTACAAGACGAAGGAAGAGCTGATTGCCGCGATTCAGAAGAAAGGCGTAGGCGACAAGGCAGTGCTGAACGTGTACCGCGACGGCAAGAAGATCGATCTGACGCTCACGATCGGCAACAAGAGCGATTTCGAGGATCAATCGACGCAGCAGCAACAGCAACAGCAACAACCGTAA
- a CDS encoding YugN family protein: MQQLSSRLASTQVSYIQAQEGLDDLGFNLGGNWDYKTGSFDRALDREHKVWLRLPFEVERGELDAEAEKTDAIIRFGQPYVLRHEYEEGLDQDAQPRTLGGFFDQFAAPSNPDAQIDESWIREAERVLEQAEAKFLH; encoded by the coding sequence ATGCAGCAGCTGTCATCGCGACTTGCTTCGACGCAGGTTTCATACATTCAGGCGCAGGAAGGCCTTGACGATCTCGGATTTAACCTGGGCGGCAACTGGGATTACAAGACCGGCTCGTTCGACCGGGCGCTCGACAGAGAGCACAAGGTCTGGCTGCGGCTCCCCTTCGAGGTGGAACGGGGCGAGCTCGACGCAGAAGCGGAGAAGACCGATGCGATCATCCGGTTTGGCCAACCTTATGTCCTGAGGCACGAATATGAGGAAGGCCTGGATCAGGACGCGCAGCCGCGCACGCTCGGCGGTTTTTTCGACCAGTTCGCCGCGCCTTCGAACCCCGATGCCCAAATCGACGAATCATGGATCCGCGAAGCGGAGAGAGTGCTAGAGCAAGCGGAGGCTAAGTTTTTACACTAA
- a CDS encoding sensor histidine kinase yields the protein MSIRLRLTLWYSGLLAIVLIAFSVIMYVVVSQNTMGVIKTRLANEADKIVVQVSPDDLDLKPRASSPFDLIIAVQVVNYTQSFEGVVNTKSSNLIASNITFPFPSAKQAIDGTYRTVTLSGTPFLIYEKRLELGGQLLGLLQVGAYTGKEIDYLSQMRVIIGAAGLASLVLAFVIGLFLARKALRPIEKVTEAAERVQSGSDLKLRIPGESQDEIGRLTRTLNHMLERVEKAYNVLEESNTAQRRFVSDASHELRTPLTTIRGNVDLLEKVWTETSSGAAAEEQDGAIAKPRLSLAEREELSREALHDISDEARRMSRLVNDLLSLARADAGYVVDKEPIELLPLVEEVARRAGFLPRKAEWVVGPLDALVGIRVVGNRDYLMQLLFIFIENGFKYTPAGEVRLEVYRQDDRVGLSVTDTGIGISKADMPRIFDRFYRADESRGQTSGTGLGLSIAKWIADMHRASLDVQSRPEGGSRFTVWLPVDFSDRPDYGIIEASVRPAVPESEQS from the coding sequence ATGTCGATCAGGCTGCGATTGACTTTGTGGTATTCGGGGCTGCTGGCAATTGTTCTAATCGCATTCAGCGTCATTATGTATGTGGTCGTATCCCAGAATACGATGGGCGTCATTAAAACGCGTCTGGCTAACGAAGCCGATAAAATAGTGGTACAAGTATCGCCGGATGATCTGGATCTTAAGCCAAGGGCCTCTTCTCCTTTCGATCTCATCATCGCCGTACAGGTCGTAAATTACACGCAATCGTTCGAAGGGGTCGTAAACACCAAGTCCAGCAATCTGATCGCTTCCAATATCACTTTTCCTTTCCCCTCGGCCAAGCAAGCGATAGACGGCACCTATCGGACGGTCACGCTCTCGGGAACTCCCTTTTTAATTTATGAGAAGCGGCTGGAGCTCGGCGGACAATTGCTGGGGCTGCTGCAAGTTGGCGCTTATACGGGGAAGGAAATCGACTATTTATCCCAGATGAGGGTCATTATCGGCGCCGCCGGCCTCGCCAGCCTCGTTCTTGCCTTCGTTATCGGCCTCTTTCTCGCGCGTAAGGCGCTTCGTCCGATCGAGAAGGTCACGGAAGCGGCGGAGCGCGTGCAAAGCGGTTCGGATCTGAAGCTGCGGATTCCCGGCGAGAGCCAGGACGAGATCGGCCGCCTCACGCGAACGCTCAATCATATGCTGGAGCGGGTCGAAAAGGCGTATAATGTACTTGAAGAATCGAACACGGCGCAGCGCAGGTTCGTATCGGACGCATCGCATGAACTGCGGACGCCGCTGACCACGATTCGGGGCAATGTGGATCTGTTGGAAAAGGTCTGGACGGAGACGAGCTCCGGCGCGGCGGCCGAAGAGCAGGACGGCGCAATTGCGAAGCCTCGGCTGTCCCTGGCGGAGCGGGAGGAGCTGTCGCGCGAAGCGCTGCACGACATCTCGGACGAAGCGCGGCGGATGAGCCGGCTCGTCAACGATCTGCTGTCGCTGGCGCGCGCGGACGCCGGTTATGTCGTGGACAAGGAGCCCATCGAGCTGCTGCCCCTGGTCGAAGAGGTGGCCCGCAGGGCCGGATTTCTGCCTCGCAAGGCGGAGTGGGTTGTCGGCCCGCTGGACGCGCTTGTCGGCATACGTGTCGTGGGCAACCGGGATTACCTCATGCAGCTGCTGTTCATTTTTATCGAAAACGGATTTAAATACACGCCCGCCGGCGAAGTTCGCCTGGAGGTATACCGTCAGGATGATCGTGTAGGCTTATCCGTCACCGATACGGGCATCGGCATCTCCAAAGCCGATATGCCCCGCATCTTCGACCGCTTCTATCGGGCCGACGAATCTCGCGGACAGACATCCGGCACTGGACTAGGTCTCTCGATCGCCAAGTGGATCGCGGACATGCACCGCGCTTCCCTGGACGTCCAGTCCCGGCCCGAAGGCGGCAGCCGCTTTACCGTTTGGCTTCCCGTCGACTTTTCCGATCGCCCGGATTACGGTATAATAGAGGCATCGGTACGCCCGGCTGTTCCCGAATCGGAACAAAGCTGA
- a CDS encoding response regulator yields MSGISAMQSPSGVLIVDDHEMVRAGIRTYLMLDDRFEVIGEASGGQEAIDRLDAGAYGGRVPQLVLMDLMMPGMDGVESTRAMLAKYPHVRVIILTSFLEDDKIVAAIEAGAVSYVLKTVSADELVYAMQGALRGMPVMSGDVSQALTRGLRRRTAQDEDEGLTEREREVLLLIAEGKSNKEIGDELHISIKTVKTHVSNLLMKCELEDRTQLAIFAHRKGWAKA; encoded by the coding sequence ATGAGCGGAATAAGCGCGATGCAAAGCCCGAGCGGCGTATTGATCGTAGACGATCACGAGATGGTGAGGGCCGGCATTCGGACGTATCTGATGCTGGACGACCGTTTTGAGGTGATCGGGGAGGCTTCGGGCGGGCAGGAAGCGATCGACCGGCTTGACGCCGGCGCGTACGGAGGCCGAGTCCCCCAGCTTGTGCTGATGGATCTGATGATGCCCGGCATGGACGGCGTCGAGTCGACCCGCGCCATGCTGGCCAAGTATCCGCATGTACGCGTCATTATACTGACGAGCTTTCTGGAGGATGACAAAATTGTGGCCGCGATCGAAGCGGGAGCCGTAAGCTATGTGCTCAAGACGGTGTCGGCGGACGAGCTCGTCTATGCGATGCAGGGGGCGCTGCGCGGCATGCCGGTCATGAGCGGCGACGTCTCGCAGGCATTGACCCGCGGCCTTCGCAGACGGACGGCGCAGGATGAGGACGAGGGACTGACGGAGCGCGAGCGGGAGGTGCTGCTGCTCATTGCCGAGGGCAAGTCCAACAAGGAGATCGGGGACGAGCTGCATATCAGCATCAAAACGGTGAAGACCCACGTCAGCAACCTTCTTATGAAATGCGAGCTCGAGGACCGGACGCAGCTGGCTATTTTCGCGCACCGCAAGGGGTGGGCCAAGGCGTAG